Proteins found in one Hypericibacter terrae genomic segment:
- a CDS encoding Kdo hydroxylase family protein: protein MTRLESFAGSVWPPPLAPADQARATEALEAGQILYFPTLAFAIEPEERRFLADGWSAAAKNISYDPARGTLGGTKAQGEDAAGLMRLMARYAQASQALIEAAIPIYRGRLEMARTSFRPVEIAGRASSPRHDDTKLHIDAFPSRPTAGRRILRVFSNIDPQGQPRQWRVGAPFAATARQFYPRLPQAVPGSAMAHAVLGLTKGRRRAYDHYMLKLHDAMKRDESYQQDRGIETVAFPVGSSWIVFTDQVAHAATAGRHALEQTFHLDPAQMKHPERSPLRVLEGLAGRELV, encoded by the coding sequence ATGACAAGGTTGGAAAGTTTCGCCGGATCGGTCTGGCCGCCGCCGCTCGCTCCCGCCGATCAGGCCCGTGCGACCGAAGCGCTCGAGGCCGGCCAGATCCTCTATTTCCCGACGCTCGCTTTCGCGATCGAGCCGGAGGAACGGCGCTTCCTGGCGGATGGCTGGTCGGCCGCCGCCAAGAACATCAGCTACGATCCGGCGCGCGGGACGCTCGGCGGCACCAAGGCGCAAGGCGAGGATGCCGCCGGCCTGATGCGGCTGATGGCGCGCTATGCACAGGCGAGCCAGGCGCTCATCGAAGCCGCGATCCCGATCTATCGCGGCCGGCTCGAGATGGCGCGAACCAGCTTCCGTCCGGTCGAGATCGCGGGACGTGCGAGCTCGCCGCGTCACGACGACACGAAGCTGCATATCGACGCCTTTCCGTCGCGGCCCACCGCCGGCCGGCGCATCCTCAGGGTCTTCAGCAATATCGATCCCCAGGGGCAACCCAGGCAGTGGCGCGTCGGCGCGCCCTTCGCCGCCACCGCGCGGCAGTTCTATCCGCGCCTGCCGCAGGCCGTTCCCGGAAGCGCCATGGCCCATGCGGTGCTGGGCCTGACCAAGGGCCGTCGGCGCGCCTATGACCATTACATGCTCAAGCTCCATGACGCGATGAAGCGGGACGAGAGCTATCAGCAGGACCGTGGGATCGAGACGGTCGCCTTCCCCGTGGGCTCGAGCTGGATCGTTTTCACCGACCAGGTGGCGCATGCGGCAACCGCCGGGCGCCATGCGCTGGAGCAGACCTTTCATCTCGATCCCGCCCAAATGAAACACCCCGAGCGTTCGCCGCTCAGGGTGCTGGAAGGCTTGGCGGGACGAGAGCTGGTTTAG
- a CDS encoding acyl-CoA thioesterase: MTETRNPDSSAIARLHEGLPDLDPAIRTLAMPADANANGDIFGGWLMAQMDIAGAVAAIRRAQGRVATVAVDAMAFHRPVMIGDLLSCYATVVKVGRSSMAVDIESWVQRRHTGKAEKVTQGRFTYVAIDETGRPRPVPKE, encoded by the coding sequence ATGACCGAGACTCGCAATCCCGATTCTTCCGCCATCGCCCGCCTGCATGAAGGCCTTCCGGACCTCGATCCCGCCATCCGGACGCTCGCCATGCCGGCCGACGCCAACGCCAACGGCGACATCTTCGGCGGGTGGCTGATGGCCCAGATGGACATCGCCGGCGCCGTCGCGGCGATCCGTCGCGCCCAGGGCAGGGTCGCGACCGTGGCCGTGGACGCGATGGCGTTTCACCGGCCGGTGATGATCGGCGATCTCCTGAGCTGCTATGCGACGGTTGTGAAGGTCGGGCGCTCTTCCATGGCCGTGGACATCGAAAGCTGGGTCCAGCGCCGGCATACCGGCAAGGCGGAGAAGGTGACCCAGGGGCGCTTCACCTATGTGGCGATCGACGAGACCGGCCGGCCGCGGCCGGTGCCGAAGGAATAG
- a CDS encoding ArsR/SmtB family transcription factor, whose amino-acid sequence MEQLLGPLRAAGDPTRLRLLAVLARAELTVTELTQVLGQSQPRLSRHLKLLVSAGLLNRFQEGSWVFFRPAEKGAGGALAHFLTERIRSDDPTIARDLERLAVVREQRAETAAAYFRGRANEWNEIRALHIPEKDVDAAILDLLGDIAGSDLVDLGTGTGRVLELLAPRAKSGVGVDLSREMLAIARHSLDRPELRHVQIRQGDLYALPLESGSADIVTLHLVLHYLDDPAAALLEAARLLRPKGRLLIVDFAPHNLEFLRDEHAHRRLGFTQDEIAGWCRDAGLKIEATRSLQPKPGKNGERLTVMLWVARQTVDIAPKAPPAFGKFQSRTRKERTR is encoded by the coding sequence ATGGAACAGCTTCTGGGCCCCTTGCGGGCCGCGGGCGATCCGACCCGCCTCAGACTGCTCGCGGTGCTGGCGCGGGCCGAATTGACCGTGACCGAGCTGACCCAGGTGCTGGGGCAGAGCCAGCCGCGCCTCAGCCGTCACCTCAAGCTCCTCGTCTCCGCCGGCCTGCTCAATCGGTTCCAGGAAGGAAGCTGGGTGTTCTTCCGCCCGGCCGAGAAGGGGGCGGGCGGCGCGCTCGCGCACTTTCTCACCGAACGCATCCGTTCCGACGATCCGACCATCGCGCGTGACCTCGAACGCCTCGCGGTGGTGCGCGAACAGCGCGCCGAGACGGCCGCGGCCTATTTTCGCGGCCGTGCGAACGAATGGAACGAGATCCGCGCCCTGCATATCCCGGAGAAGGATGTCGACGCCGCGATCCTCGATCTGCTGGGCGATATCGCCGGCAGCGATCTGGTCGATCTCGGCACCGGGACCGGGCGCGTTTTGGAATTGCTGGCGCCGCGTGCGAAGAGCGGTGTCGGCGTCGATCTCAGCCGCGAGATGCTCGCGATCGCGCGCCACAGCCTCGATCGCCCGGAGCTGCGCCATGTCCAGATCCGCCAGGGCGATCTCTATGCGTTGCCGCTGGAGAGCGGTTCCGCTGACATCGTCACGCTTCACCTGGTGCTGCATTATCTGGACGACCCCGCCGCGGCCCTGCTCGAGGCGGCCCGGTTGCTGCGCCCCAAGGGCCGGCTGCTGATCGTCGATTTCGCGCCGCACAATCTCGAATTCCTGCGCGACGAGCATGCGCATCGCCGTCTGGGCTTCACCCAGGACGAAATCGCCGGCTGGTGTCGCGATGCCGGCCTCAAGATCGAAGCCACGCGCTCGCTTCAGCCCAAACCGGGCAAGAACGGCGAGCGGTTGACGGTCATGCTCTGGGTCGCGCGCCAGACCGTCGACATCGCGCCGAAGGCGCCACCCGCTTTCGGCAAATTCCAATCCCGAACCAGGAAGGAACGGACCCGATGA
- the metF gene encoding methylenetetrahydrofolate reductase [NAD(P)H]: MIRNPALISDRIRVSFEFFPPKTREHEGALWHTIERLTAMQPDFVSVTYGAGGSTQDRTLATLRRLAQRTELPAAGHLTCVGKSKAEVDAVARDYWAAGIRRIVALRGDAPAAQGRYAPHPEGYRDAADLVAGLTRIGDFDISVAAYPESHPDSPSPEADLDNLKRKLDAGARRAITQFFFEPETYLRFMDRARAAGITAPIIPGILPVTNFRTVQEFAKRCGASIPAWLARTFEGLDEDPATRELIAATVAVDLCLKLQTQGVTDFHIYTLNRAELTLAICHMLGLRSGLQRRRHRSHGEGMAEQATTA, encoded by the coding sequence ATGATTCGCAACCCCGCCCTCATTTCCGATCGCATCAGGGTCTCGTTCGAGTTCTTCCCGCCCAAGACGCGCGAGCATGAGGGCGCCCTGTGGCACACCATCGAGCGGCTGACGGCGATGCAGCCCGATTTCGTGTCGGTGACCTACGGCGCCGGCGGTTCCACGCAGGACCGCACGCTCGCGACCCTGCGCCGCCTGGCGCAACGCACCGAGTTGCCAGCCGCAGGCCATTTGACCTGCGTCGGCAAGAGCAAGGCCGAGGTCGATGCCGTCGCGCGCGATTACTGGGCCGCGGGGATCAGGCGCATCGTGGCGCTGCGGGGCGATGCGCCGGCCGCCCAGGGCCGCTATGCGCCGCATCCGGAAGGGTATCGCGATGCGGCCGACCTGGTGGCCGGCCTGACCCGGATCGGCGATTTCGACATCTCGGTCGCGGCCTATCCCGAGAGCCATCCCGACAGCCCGTCGCCCGAAGCCGATCTCGACAACCTCAAGCGCAAGCTCGATGCCGGCGCGCGGCGGGCCATCACCCAGTTCTTCTTCGAGCCCGAGACCTATCTGCGCTTCATGGATCGGGCACGGGCCGCGGGCATCACGGCGCCGATCATCCCCGGCATCCTGCCGGTCACCAACTTCAGGACAGTGCAGGAGTTCGCCAAGCGCTGCGGCGCCTCGATCCCGGCCTGGCTCGCCCGCACCTTCGAAGGTCTCGACGAAGATCCGGCGACGCGCGAACTAATCGCCGCGACCGTCGCGGTCGATCTATGTCTCAAGCTGCAGACCCAGGGCGTGACCGATTTCCATATCTACACGCTCAATCGCGCCGAGCTGACGCTTGCGATCTGCCATATGCTGGGTTTGCGGTCGGGCTTGCAGCGCCGTCGTCATCGCAGCCATGGCGAGGGCATGGCCGAGCAGGCGACCACCGCTTAG
- a CDS encoding polysaccharide biosynthesis C-terminal domain-containing protein: MAVQDSTDVALRGLIGGNELVAKHSAVNERGALRLDPIHGIEFRPTRPVPHEDGHVTEVARASWDIIGGPIVQVHITTTMPGRIRAWGLHQRSTDRLFVVSGLVKIAVFDGRLDSPTCGRVNEFTVSEKNPGLLVIPPNLYHGWKNIGTEEAVIINMPTSQYDYEGPDALDLSWDSEAASRIVPYRF; the protein is encoded by the coding sequence ATGGCAGTCCAGGATTCAACTGACGTCGCGCTGCGTGGGCTGATCGGCGGCAACGAGCTCGTCGCCAAGCATTCGGCCGTCAACGAACGGGGCGCGCTCCGCCTCGATCCCATCCACGGCATCGAGTTCCGGCCAACCCGGCCCGTGCCGCATGAAGATGGCCACGTGACCGAAGTCGCGCGCGCCAGTTGGGACATCATCGGCGGACCGATCGTCCAGGTTCATATCACCACCACGATGCCGGGCCGCATCCGGGCCTGGGGCCTGCATCAGCGCAGCACAGACCGGCTCTTCGTCGTGTCCGGCCTGGTCAAGATCGCGGTCTTCGACGGCCGCCTCGACTCCCCGACCTGCGGCCGCGTGAACGAGTTCACGGTCAGCGAGAAGAATCCCGGCCTGCTGGTCATCCCGCCCAACCTCTATCACGGTTGGAAGAACATCGGCACCGAGGAGGCGGTCATCATCAATATGCCAACCTCGCAGTACGACTATGAAGGGCCCGACGCGCTGGATCTCTCCTGGGATTCGGAAGCGGCGAGCCGCATCGTTCCCTATCGTTTCTGA
- a CDS encoding sensor histidine kinase has translation MVKRQTFRFAIISGCILLIAGAVLGLIHRSASLERLEAMAERQNVALTKVFANAAWSDFRSYVAKAGLSDPEALRNTAEVDALGQRIKALMQGSSIAKVKLYDKEGLTVYSTDRAEIGIRKRNEGFEEAKAGGIANEIERKDQMLSFDGVVTDRNVVSTYLPLFAPGSPTEVEAVIEVYDDVTDIVTAIDNDEMFAAGILAAVQLLIYLGLVVIVYRSDQAVARAHGRELKLSAAAARAEAASQAKSEFLANMSHELRTPLNAIIGFAEVIKNGVMGPVQPPVYQSYLDDIWTAATHLGRVINDILDLTKAEAGKMQVERSDFNVGEILDRVRRIMQEQAIRARVALEIEAAPVPVRVTSDERKIQQILLNLLSNAIKFTPPDGRVTMSALRQLDGIEIAVRDSGIGMTADEIPIALSPFGQVDSSLSRKYEGTGIGLPLSRRLAQLLGGDLAISSEKGAGTVVRIRIPDRAAANSSAAKTTVAAA, from the coding sequence TTGGTCAAACGTCAAACATTCCGGTTCGCGATCATCAGCGGCTGCATCCTGCTGATCGCCGGGGCCGTGCTCGGGCTGATCCATCGCAGTGCGTCGCTCGAAAGGCTCGAGGCGATGGCCGAGCGCCAGAACGTCGCCTTGACGAAGGTCTTCGCCAACGCCGCCTGGAGCGATTTCCGCAGCTATGTGGCCAAGGCCGGCCTCTCCGATCCCGAGGCGCTGCGCAACACCGCTGAAGTGGATGCGTTGGGCCAGCGCATCAAGGCGCTGATGCAGGGCTCCTCCATCGCCAAGGTCAAGCTCTACGACAAGGAAGGGCTGACGGTCTATTCGACCGACCGGGCCGAGATCGGCATCCGCAAGCGCAACGAAGGCTTCGAGGAAGCCAAGGCCGGCGGCATCGCCAACGAAATCGAGCGCAAGGATCAGATGCTGTCCTTCGACGGCGTCGTGACCGACCGCAACGTGGTTTCCACTTATCTCCCGCTCTTCGCGCCCGGCAGCCCGACCGAGGTCGAGGCCGTCATCGAAGTCTATGACGACGTCACCGACATCGTGACGGCGATCGACAATGACGAGATGTTCGCCGCCGGCATCCTCGCTGCGGTTCAGCTCCTGATCTATCTGGGGCTGGTGGTGATCGTTTATCGCAGCGACCAGGCCGTGGCGCGCGCCCATGGCCGCGAGCTCAAGCTCTCCGCCGCCGCCGCGCGGGCCGAGGCCGCGAGTCAGGCCAAGTCCGAGTTCCTGGCGAATATGAGCCACGAGCTGCGCACGCCCCTCAACGCCATCATCGGCTTCGCCGAGGTGATCAAGAACGGCGTGATGGGGCCGGTGCAGCCCCCGGTCTATCAGAGCTATCTCGACGACATCTGGACCGCGGCGACCCATCTGGGCCGCGTCATCAACGACATCCTAGACCTGACCAAGGCCGAGGCGGGCAAGATGCAGGTCGAGCGCAGCGACTTCAATGTGGGCGAGATCCTCGACCGGGTCCGGCGCATCATGCAGGAGCAGGCGATCCGGGCCCGCGTGGCGCTCGAGATCGAGGCCGCGCCCGTGCCGGTGCGGGTCACCAGCGACGAACGCAAGATCCAGCAGATTCTCCTCAACCTGCTCTCCAACGCGATCAAGTTCACGCCGCCCGACGGCCGCGTGACCATGAGCGCGCTGCGCCAGCTCGACGGGATCGAGATCGCGGTGCGCGACAGCGGGATCGGCATGACCGCCGACGAGATCCCGATCGCGCTTTCGCCCTTCGGCCAGGTGGACAGCTCGCTCAGCCGCAAATATGAGGGCACCGGCATCGGCCTGCCGTTGTCCCGGCGCCTGGCGCAGCTGCTGGGCGGCGACCTGGCGATCTCGAGCGAGAAGGGGGCCGGCACCGTGGTGCGGATCCGGATTCCCGATCGTGCCGCCGCCAACAGCTCCGCCGCCAAGACGACCGTCGCCGCGGCCTAG
- a CDS encoding glycosyltransferase family 2 protein, whose translation MAPRVSILLPTHNRPDVLGYSIQSVLAQTEADFELLVVGDGCADDTRAVVARFSDPRLRWFDMPKAPLSGYANRNIVLRQTQSRYVAYAQDDDIMFPDHVAKLVATLEASGGDWVYSRPVWCSPDGFILPLSLNLRNADELAHFMTTENYIPSSYVMHKRDALERVGYWPEDVPQMADWSCWRRIIETSASGRPAYCPDATTLHFRARWRERDNPPVMRLAEIARSASWWPPACKLEIPLGTPEQRVFFETLTAAPEACVGRIRAAIPVINERLAWGTAALAAQTWPLDKAALCKHERFLKHWAGKLLPQRVFQWLRERRRTALSS comes from the coding sequence ATGGCGCCCCGCGTCTCGATCCTGCTGCCGACGCATAACCGCCCCGATGTTCTGGGCTACTCGATTCAGTCGGTCCTCGCGCAGACCGAGGCGGATTTCGAGTTGCTGGTCGTCGGCGACGGCTGTGCCGACGACACGCGCGCCGTCGTCGCGCGCTTCTCGGATCCGCGCCTGCGCTGGTTCGACATGCCGAAGGCGCCGCTGAGCGGCTACGCCAATCGAAACATCGTCCTGCGCCAAACCCAGAGCCGATATGTCGCCTATGCCCAGGACGACGACATCATGTTCCCCGACCATGTTGCCAAGCTCGTCGCCACCCTCGAGGCGAGCGGCGGCGACTGGGTCTATAGCCGACCCGTCTGGTGCAGTCCGGACGGTTTCATCCTGCCGCTCTCGCTGAATCTCCGGAACGCGGACGAGCTCGCCCATTTCATGACCACGGAGAACTACATCCCCTCCTCCTACGTCATGCATAAGCGCGACGCTCTCGAGCGCGTCGGCTATTGGCCCGAAGACGTACCGCAGATGGCCGACTGGAGCTGCTGGCGCCGCATCATCGAGACCAGCGCCTCGGGGCGACCCGCTTATTGCCCCGATGCCACGACCTTGCATTTCCGTGCCCGCTGGCGCGAGCGGGACAATCCTCCGGTCATGCGTCTGGCGGAAATCGCACGGAGCGCCAGCTGGTGGCCGCCGGCATGCAAGCTCGAGATTCCACTTGGGACACCGGAGCAGCGCGTCTTCTTCGAGACGCTGACCGCAGCGCCGGAGGCTTGCGTCGGGCGTATCCGCGCCGCGATCCCGGTGATCAACGAGCGCCTGGCCTGGGGCACGGCGGCCCTGGCCGCGCAGACCTGGCCGCTCGACAAGGCCGCCCTGTGCAAGCATGAGCGCTTCCTGAAGCATTGGGCCGGGAAGCTGCTGCCCCAACGGGTTTTCCAATGGCTGAGAGAGCGCCGGCGGACGGCCCTGTCGTCCTGA
- the glnA gene encoding type I glutamate--ammonia ligase, with product MSDPKKLLAMIKEHDVKYVDFRFTDPRGKWHHIAQAVITVDEDMLTEGVMFDGSSIAGWKAINESDMILMPDCDTAILDPFAAQTSLVVFCDIVEPLTGQNYGRDPRSIAKAAETYLKSTGIGDTAFMGPEAEFFVFDDMRYEVSMNRTFVEFSSDEGPYVSGRKMEEGNHGHRPLVKGGYFPVAPLDSGGDLRAEMLSTIAEMGVTVEKHHHEVAPSQHELGIKFDTLTKIADGMQIYKYCVHNVAHSYGKTATFMPKPVKGDNGSGMHVHQSIWKNGQPLFAGNGYADLSETALYYIGGIIKHAKALNAFTNPLTNSYKRLVPGYEAPVLLAYSSRNRSASCRIPFVANPKGKRVEVRFPDPGANPYLAYAAMLMAGLDGIMNKIHPGDPMDKNLYDLPPEELKNVPTVCGSLREALESLEKDNAFLKKGDVFTDDFISAYLELRWEEVHDYEMTPHPLEFKLYYSV from the coding sequence ATGTCCGATCCGAAGAAGCTCCTCGCGATGATCAAGGAGCATGACGTCAAATATGTCGATTTCCGCTTCACCGATCCGCGCGGCAAATGGCACCACATCGCCCAGGCGGTCATCACCGTCGACGAGGACATGCTGACCGAAGGCGTGATGTTCGACGGCTCTTCGATCGCCGGCTGGAAGGCCATCAACGAGTCCGACATGATCCTGATGCCGGACTGCGACACGGCGATCCTCGATCCCTTCGCCGCCCAGACTTCGCTGGTCGTGTTCTGCGACATCGTGGAGCCGCTCACTGGCCAGAATTACGGCCGCGATCCGCGCTCGATCGCCAAGGCGGCCGAAACCTACCTGAAGAGCACCGGCATCGGCGACACCGCCTTCATGGGGCCCGAGGCCGAGTTCTTCGTGTTCGACGACATGCGCTACGAAGTCTCGATGAACCGCACCTTCGTCGAGTTCTCCTCTGACGAGGGCCCCTATGTCAGCGGCCGCAAGATGGAAGAAGGCAATCACGGCCATCGTCCGCTCGTCAAAGGCGGCTACTTTCCGGTGGCGCCGCTGGACAGCGGCGGCGATCTTCGCGCCGAGATGCTCTCGACCATCGCCGAGATGGGCGTGACGGTCGAGAAGCATCATCACGAGGTGGCGCCGAGCCAGCATGAGCTGGGCATCAAGTTCGACACCCTGACCAAAATCGCCGACGGGATGCAGATCTACAAATACTGCGTCCACAACGTCGCGCATTCCTACGGCAAGACGGCGACCTTCATGCCGAAGCCGGTCAAGGGCGACAACGGCTCGGGCATGCACGTCCATCAGTCGATCTGGAAGAACGGGCAGCCGCTCTTCGCCGGCAATGGCTATGCGGATCTGTCGGAGACGGCGCTCTATTACATCGGCGGCATCATCAAGCACGCCAAGGCGCTGAACGCCTTCACCAACCCGCTCACCAACAGCTACAAGCGCCTAGTGCCCGGTTACGAGGCGCCGGTGCTGCTGGCCTATTCCTCGCGCAACCGTTCCGCCTCCTGCCGCATTCCGTTCGTGGCGAACCCGAAGGGCAAGCGCGTCGAGGTCCGGTTCCCGGATCCGGGCGCCAACCCCTATCTCGCCTATGCGGCCATGCTGATGGCGGGTCTCGACGGCATCATGAACAAGATCCATCCGGGCGACCCGATGGACAAGAACCTCTACGACCTGCCGCCCGAGGAACTGAAGAACGTTCCCACCGTCTGCGGTTCGCTGCGCGAAGCGCTCGAGAGCCTGGAGAAGGACAATGCGTTCCTCAAGAAGGGCGATGTCTTCACCGACGACTTCATCAGCGCCTATCTCGAGCTGCGGTGGGAGGAAGTCCACGACTACGAGATGACCCCGCATCCGCTCGAGTTCAAGCTGTACTACAGCGTCTGA
- a CDS encoding P-II family nitrogen regulator, with protein MKKIEAIIKPFKLDDVKDALHEVGIKGITVTEAKGFGRQKGHTELYRGAEYVVDFLPKVKIEVILEDALVERAVEAITQAARTGRIGDGKIFVSTIDEVIRIRTGERGADAI; from the coding sequence ATGAAGAAGATCGAAGCCATCATCAAGCCCTTCAAGCTCGACGACGTGAAGGACGCCCTGCACGAAGTTGGGATCAAGGGAATTACCGTTACCGAGGCCAAAGGCTTCGGCCGCCAGAAGGGCCATACCGAGCTCTATCGCGGCGCGGAGTATGTGGTCGATTTCCTCCCCAAGGTGAAGATCGAGGTGATTCTCGAGGACGCGCTCGTCGAGCGTGCCGTCGAGGCCATCACGCAGGCGGCGCGCACCGGGCGCATCGGCGACGGCAAGATCTTCGTCTCGACGATCGACGAGGTCATCCGCATCCGGACCGGCGAACGCGGTGCGGACGCCATCTGA
- the parE gene encoding DNA topoisomerase IV subunit B, with translation MNDLFSNGPRGKAAEYTAKDIEVLEGLDPVRRRPGMYIGGTDERALHHLVAEVLDNSMDEAVAGYANRIEVELAAGDTVTITDNGRGIPVDPHPKFKSKSALEVILTTLHSGGKFGGKVYTTSGGLHGVGLSVVNALSDKLSVEVARDKQVYLQSYERGVPVTKLKKTGDTANRRGTAVTFHPDPKIFGNSVHFRPERLYRMARSKAYLFRGVEIRWRCDPSLLKGDDKTPAEETFHFPGGLGDFLASTLEGRQTVTATPFTGRAEFPDEQGRVEWALAWPVDQDPYFSAYCNTVPTPEGGTHEAGMRSGLTRSLKAYGELVGNRKAAQITAEDLCGNAVSLLSIFIREPQFQGQTKEKLASVEAQKLVDASLKDHFDHWLSDDPNRARDLLDYMVERAEERLRKRQDKELSRKTATRKLRLPGKLTDCSRDSAEGTELFLVEGDSAGGSAKQARSRETQAVLPLRGKILNVASASADKLSQNQELIDLIQALGCGSRDKFDAAKLRYERIIIMTDADVDGAHIASLLMTFFYREMPGLIEKGHLYLAQPPLYRLTQGGTSVYARDDRHKDELMETAFKGRGKVEISRFKGLGEMPAQQLKETTMDPAKRTLLRVSVPDKFGEDREGARNTADLVERLMGRKPELRFQFIQENASKVQELDV, from the coding sequence ATGAACGATCTCTTTTCGAACGGGCCGCGCGGCAAGGCGGCCGAATACACCGCCAAGGACATCGAGGTCCTCGAGGGCCTCGACCCCGTGCGCCGGCGCCCCGGCATGTATATCGGCGGCACCGACGAGCGGGCGCTGCATCACCTCGTGGCCGAGGTGCTGGACAACTCGATGGACGAGGCGGTGGCGGGCTACGCCAACCGCATCGAGGTCGAACTCGCCGCCGGCGACACGGTCACCATCACCGACAACGGCCGCGGCATCCCGGTCGATCCGCATCCCAAGTTCAAGAGCAAGTCGGCGCTCGAGGTGATCCTCACCACCCTCCATTCGGGCGGCAAGTTCGGCGGCAAGGTCTACACCACCTCCGGCGGCCTGCACGGCGTCGGCCTCTCGGTCGTCAACGCGCTCTCCGACAAGCTCAGCGTCGAGGTCGCGCGCGACAAGCAGGTCTATCTGCAGAGCTATGAGCGCGGCGTGCCTGTCACGAAGCTGAAGAAGACCGGCGACACGGCGAACCGGCGCGGCACGGCCGTCACCTTCCATCCCGACCCGAAGATCTTCGGCAACAGCGTCCATTTCCGTCCCGAACGGCTCTACCGGATGGCGCGCTCCAAGGCCTATCTCTTCCGCGGCGTCGAGATCCGCTGGCGCTGCGATCCGAGCCTGCTCAAGGGCGACGACAAGACGCCGGCCGAGGAGACGTTCCATTTCCCCGGCGGCCTGGGCGACTTCCTCGCCTCGACGCTCGAAGGCCGCCAGACGGTGACGGCGACGCCCTTCACCGGCCGCGCCGAATTTCCGGACGAGCAGGGCCGGGTCGAATGGGCGCTGGCCTGGCCGGTCGACCAGGATCCCTATTTCAGCGCGTACTGCAACACCGTGCCGACGCCCGAAGGCGGCACCCACGAGGCCGGGATGCGTTCCGGCCTGACGCGGTCGCTCAAGGCCTATGGCGAGCTGGTCGGCAACCGCAAGGCCGCGCAGATCACCGCCGAGGATCTCTGCGGCAATGCCGTGTCGCTGCTCTCGATCTTCATCCGCGAGCCGCAGTTCCAGGGGCAGACCAAGGAGAAGCTGGCGTCCGTGGAGGCGCAGAAGCTGGTCGACGCCTCGCTCAAGGATCATTTCGATCACTGGCTGTCGGACGATCCGAACCGTGCGCGCGATCTCCTGGACTATATGGTCGAGCGCGCCGAGGAACGCTTGCGCAAGCGCCAGGACAAGGAGCTCAGCCGCAAGACCGCGACCCGCAAGCTTCGCCTGCCCGGCAAGCTCACCGATTGCAGCCGCGATTCCGCAGAAGGCACCGAGCTGTTCCTGGTCGAGGGCGATTCCGCCGGCGGCTCGGCCAAGCAGGCCCGCAGCCGCGAGACCCAGGCCGTGCTGCCCTTGCGCGGCAAGATCCTCAACGTCGCCAGCGCCTCGGCCGACAAGCTGTCGCAGAACCAGGAGCTGATCGACCTGATTCAGGCGCTGGGCTGCGGCAGCCGGGACAAGTTCGATGCCGCCAAGCTGCGCTACGAGCGCATCATCATCATGACCGACGCCGACGTGGACGGCGCCCATATCGCATCGCTGCTGATGACCTTCTTCTATCGCGAGATGCCGGGCCTCATCGAAAAGGGGCATCTCTATCTCGCGCAGCCCCCGCTCTACCGGCTGACCCAGGGCGGCACCTCCGTCTATGCCCGCGACGACCGGCACAAGGACGAGCTGATGGAAACGGCCTTCAAGGGCCGCGGCAAGGTCGAGATCAGCCGCTTCAAGGGGCTGGGCGAGATGCCGGCGCAGCAGCTCAAGGAAACCACAATGGACCCGGCCAAACGCACGCTGCTGCGCGTGTCCGTGCCCGACAAGTTCGGCGAGGATCGCGAGGGTGCGCGCAACACCGCCGATCTGGTGGAGCGGCTGATGGGCCGCAAACCCGAGCTGCGTTTCCAGTTCATCCAGGAGAACGCGTCGAAGGTGCAAGAACTGGACGTGTAA